The sequence below is a genomic window from Acropora palmata chromosome 5, jaAcrPala1.3, whole genome shotgun sequence.
CACCTCTTGAGCATGGCGTATGCGGAATTACGAGATGTGTGTTTGAAGCCTAATGAATGATGTTTATTGGTCAGAGAAAACCACCCTAACGCTAATCGATTCATCACGCGATTAGTGCCCAGAGTGCAAAAATAACGAAACATGCATTTCCATCCGTCGGTGTCTGAGGCAACGTTAAGCAACCGATCAACTATTCTTACCAGTGTCGAGTGAGACCCATCAAAAAGAGAGGTTAGAGCTTAATTTCATCATAATATTTAAATGAAGTCTGGTTTTTAAACCGTCAATTTCGCCATTGAGCCCGGTTATTCTAAGTAGGACTTACTTATAATCATCAGATCCTGCTTCTCTTTGATGTCGTAGCGTGATTGTTTAACTTCCCGCATGCAAGAAAGTTCGTGTTTCATTTGGCAGTAAATCAAAGCTTTGTTTTAGGGAGTTCCATTCGAGCGACTTTGTTTGTAGTTTAGAAATTAATTTCTATCGTACATATTTGGTCGTGCCCTGGAGAAAGAATGAAATAATTCAGTCTAGATCAAAGAGCTTTCACGCTTTAATTCACAAAAGAGTTTCGGTTTGGAAAGACAAAGCTTGCATGTAAAAGCTTTAATCAGAGGCTCGAAAAATAGGCAAAACCTCCGAAAAACTGAAGTTAGTGATCATTTATTTACCTTAATCAACATAAAGTCGAAGGGAACTTTGCCGAATGCAgggatttgaaaacaaatacgTCAAGGCCGTATCAAGGGAGAACAAAATGGCCATCAGTTCTTTCTTAAATTGCTTGCATCTTAAACTTTTCGCCGTGTGGCAAACCACAACAAATTGTCTGAAAGGCCACCTTACTTCTCACGTCACCAAAACACTTTCTGTCTTTCCTTTCTTCCAACTTCACagtctttttttctccttctctGCAAGCAGGATAGGTACGTGCCGAATACACACACACTTGATTAATGATACTTTCAATTTAACAAATGAATCTTCCTCTCAGTGCAAGGGCTTAAAAAATGAGAGAGATTCTGCAAGAGAGAAaatcaaactttgaaaaaaaattcaataattgaaaaagGAAAGCGAAGATtatcaacaagaaaagcaggcACTGCAGAAAAACATGGAAAGCGTAAAGGAAAAATACGGAAATGTTGTCAGAGAATCTTGAGGCAGCAGAAAAGGAGCAGCAAGGAAAGATACGATGAATAACTAGCGAAGCAAGAACTAACTTGCTAACTGCCTACGACTATGAGGAGCCATTTTATCTGCATGTCCTTGGTTGCTAGGAGACGATTACTGCCGGGCTAATCCTTAAGCGAGAGAGGGAGGGGGAGGAGGGATGTGTatgtttattttccttctttcccTTCCCCTCTTTCTCAAGTTTAGCTCTCTCCGTCATACCACGTGACACActgtatttcttttctttactctctttcctttttttccactttctttccttttttatctTTGCTCCAAAGGTAGGACGGGTCCTTATTGaacctatatatatatgtaattAATAAGTggtattttcaatttagcagGTGACTCTAGCTCTTCTTGCAAGACCTTAGGAAATTGGAGGGATTCTACAAAAAGTGAAACTCTGACTTTAGGAGTGGAAATTGAAGAgttgacaaaaacaattcCACAAATGATCATAGGTTATCAAGCAAAAATCGAAGCACAGCGAAAAAAGTGTCAAAGTTTACAACAAGAACACATAGAGTTGTCACAAAAGCTTAAGGCAGCGAACGAGAACCACCAAAGAGAGATAGAAGATCTCCGTGAGGAAAATAACGAATCTAAAGAGGAGGTGTTAAAACGAAAAAACGAGTTGAAGGAAAGTAAGAGAGATTTGGAAGAAACTAAAAAGGATTTGGTCAATGAGAGAGAGAGGGTGAAAAAGTATGAACAGAAATTGGAAGTGGAGAGCAAGGCTGCAGGTGACTTCATTAAGCTGACGTTCAAAAATGCGGAACAGCAAGTGCGTAAGGAGAACAAAAGCCATCGAAAGAAGCCTAGTGAAGAGAGATGGAAGTATGGCACTCGGAAGAAAGGAGTTTACAGATTGAGATTAACATCGAAGCCGCAAATGCCAGGAGGTAAGTGGTTTTTGTAGTTGTTACCTCGAGCACATTGTAGGCCTAAATTCAAACGTCTTGATTTTTATTGAGATGTCCAAAACACACCACTAGATTCCACTGGAAAAATTTATTCGCAAAAGTCAGAAACTAGAATTCAGGGCATCATCTACTTACTGAAGTCTGCTCGTGAACAAAAAGCAGAACTCTACCCAATTTAGGGCAAAGGGAGATAGAAATGTTGTCGAATGTAGTCCATTGGACACGAGTCGttaataattttagtttttcgaggaggcagcgtggccgagtggtgaGGGTCCTggatttgaaatctggaggtcccgagttcaagtccctCTCTGACctctagctggatttgttccaggtagtccctggttcaactcctggGCTGCGCTTGTAcgtagccaactggtctgcctcctgccattTGGGATTCTTAAACTGTTGAGTTCgtttcagttgtttcattgttcctgaaaagccccagcgGAGAGTGGTCAATTACGTACAAATTCGTTAAGTAAGTGGCAACAGACTCTCTTTGTATCTATTCGTGACGGATAGATCCAGTGGACTTCAGTACACGATATTGTTGCAGTCCCTTTGATCATGCAGGAGATTTTTCTTAGTGTCGAAAATAGAAGACGAAAATAGTGGCGAAAATAGAAGGTTAATACACATGGCACGGATAGATTTCCGGTGGATCTTTTTGGAATGTACTCATCACGTATGCTAACCTTCTGTTTTCGGCACTAGACGCCCAGTAATCCAGTCGAGCAGCAAATGTATGTTGGGCAGCCCATAAAATGAACGAGGAGAACACACGCGGAAGGGAGGAGAAGTGGCGtgggcgggggggggggggggggacttgAGCGATCAGTCAACTTTTAAGAATTTCATGTCAGTCGTCTTAATTTCtttgattattttgttataCAAATTGTCATTGCCATTGTAGTAGTGATTGAAACTTCTTCTAATTGTGATCGCAGGGAATAAAGTCATTCGCCCCCTCTCAGCTTACACCCCAAAGCACTTtgaataattgcttttttatgtttttctttttctttgtccaaATCAAACAGGGAATAAAAGCGACAGCAAAGATTTTGATAAAGGAGGCGATGTCTATGGCTTGGAAATTTTAGGAATAGGAAAAGGTCACAAGTAAACCCGTCCTCGgcatattagggagtttaagatctacgatgCGACGGTAACGAAAACGTCgttcaaaattgcaaattcaagtttttccattatcaaatatgcaaaatttgttgcgttgtcgctgccgtcgcgtcgtagatcttaaactctctattGTCGCGACCAGATCTTCAGATGGAGAAGGGAAAGCAGAGGATCTACTGAAAAATCAAGTGCCTTGAAACGTGGAACCGTCAGTGAAACCGAAGAAAAGGAAGTCTCGTGTTGGCGTGTGGACCTAACAGAGAAGTACGTATTATATTTAACACATTACACTGCATATCACTACTCGTCAACTAGCGTCTGGAAGGCTCGCTTGATGGGCGTAAATGGACAACGCTGAAAAGGATGACTGCAGGCTCAAACACGTGGACGATCGATGGAAACTCAAACGCCTTTCGCTACTTCAGGATTTTTCAGACGGGCAAGAACTCTTCGAGTTCAGAGAAATTTGGCATCTTTCAATCTGGAATCGAACTGTATGGAGTGCTTATTACAAAAAGCAGTTAATGTTTCAGACGTTCCGAAATCTACGAACGTAAGAAATCTTGTGGGCATAGCCCGGTGGTCAGGGCGGTGGATTTGAATGCAGGTGTCCCGGGTACAAATCCCACGTTTGCCCGCTCAACAAGTATTCATCAAGGGGCTGTTAAACCACTGCAAACCACAGCATACCCTTTTTTTTAAGCGTTTCGTTGACTTGTACTTCTGCTCATCAGTGCATATACCACATGTGGAAGAGAAATGttatgtatatttaacaactaTTCCACTCgtgcttgttggatatgagatgatacattgccaacgaggcgcgtagcgccgagttggctataatcatctcatgtCCAacatgttttattaaaaacgccctcgagatattagacaaatcttctccactttattattttatactgACTCATATACTATAATGGCTAAGCTTACCattttttagctccctttAGTTTTAAGCTGACGcctacgcttaccatatttatAGATATGAATATTATGCGAACTGtggacatacaaatgaaatgaaggtgtgatcatcgcagttgtgtttgcgacttaaggacgttcgcgccaaaatcttcctacggtgagattttcttcatttctcccttagagttagttcataaagtacttactccaaaaatgaaaaaaaaaatgggggtcaccgactttgtttcggagaaaatggcagtggaaaaatgccttaatttcgataaatcggtcataataacgagatgtagcctcttctgctaatccatcgaaaa
It includes:
- the LOC141882230 gene encoding uncharacterized protein LOC141882230 isoform X2; the protein is MIIGYQAKIEAQRKKCQSLQQEHIELSQKLKAANENHQREIEDLREENNESKEEVLKRKNELKESKRDLEETKKDLVNERERVKKYEQKLEVESKAAGDFIKLTFKNAEQQVRKENKSHRKKPSEERWKYGTRKKGVYRLRLTSKPQMPGVVSLFLKSPSGEWSITYKFVK
- the LOC141882230 gene encoding uncharacterized protein LOC141882230 isoform X1, encoding MIIGYQAKIEAQRKKCQSLQQEHIELSQKLKAANENHQREIEDLREENNESKEEVLKRKNELKESKRDLEETKKDLVNERERVKKYEQKLEVESKAAGDFIKLTFKNAEQQVRKENKSHRKKPSEERWKYGTRKKGVYRLRLTSKPQMPGGNKSDSKDFDKGGDVYGLEILGIGKGHK